A region of the Mangifera indica cultivar Alphonso chromosome 10, CATAS_Mindica_2.1, whole genome shotgun sequence genome:
CAATTGCTGCTTCGTTATTCCATCCAAACGTTCGGCCATCTCAGGCGTAAGATAATTTTTCCAATCTCCAACTTTACCTTTCCGAAATAATGTTTTGTTCTCAACAGGAATATCCTCAGAATATTTTCCGGTCTTATTGATCTCCAAATTGCTCAACTTCTCAAAACTACAGAACTCAACTATACTCTGAATTTTCccttctttctcttcctccaaGGAGAAAGGATATCCCATGAACTCCGCCGTTCTCTTCACATAAAACACCGTCTTCTTCATCAGCTCTTCATATTTCAAGAACAATATTTTCTCAGGCCGTTCCAGGCTTGCTTTCCAAAACCCTAATACATGATCCCAATATGGCCCAAAATCAGAAACTCCATTGCAAAACAACTCAAAAGCCTCCTCCAGGGACATCGGTTCTTCAACTCCATGCGGCAACTTTCGCGTAAAATGCCAAGCAGAAACAAACGCATCCTTCGGTTCTCTGCAGACGTAAACGATCTTACACCCTGAATCAATCACCGATTTCGGCAACGAAGAATACGGCAAATGGGAGGCCACAAGCGGTAGAGTTCCTGGCTCAGGCTTCATTCCTTTCCTGTAAAAATCTATTTCTAGTAAGGGAAGGCAATTATGGGGACCCTGGAAGAGCAATGGGGTGGTGGAATTGTCGAATTGAGTTCGAGTTACGATAGAAAAAGTGAGGGCCTTGAGCCAAGTGGTGCCACTTTTCGGAACGCTGCACAGAAAAATATCGGTAGGCTGAGCATTGTAGTGATCTTGAGCAAACATGGAGCCTTCTATTAGGTAGGAAAAACACCAAAAGTTTTGGTACAAGCAAAGATCGCCGTGAGCCTTCCAGCCATATTCTCTGGGAAgagttgaaattatttttctgtATGTTTCTGGGGTTTTAGgagaattttcttcttcatttgaaGCTTTGGACGAAACAGTTTTTTCGGAGGGCAATTGGGATTCCATTACTGCAAATAAGTAATTAAAACATTCATTTCTCAAATTACATAGCTTGCTGATTAGCAGActattatatgtaaatttatatggaaattttaaatgttaagaagaaaaaagtatgaaacaaataaaaaaatcaacataccttgttaaagaaagagaaagaattaatCGAATATGGAGTTGATATCACTTGATTCCTGCTCTTTCTTTTATGAGCCCCTTGGAAATACACATGCCCGCATGAGAATTCGAACCCTGTAGTgttgaaaaacaaagaaaaaatggaaGTGTGTGAACAATGTAGGGCTTCTTTTaccaaagaaaaacaaaaacaaaggttataaatttagtaataataatattgcgGTGGCATTATAGCGATGGAATCTATTGATTCGTGTCAAATAACAAGGTAATATTGAAGAACTTCGAGGCGTTAGAATGATGACCAGGATGGAGAGCGGTCCACTTATCACTCCCCTTTTCTTCTACTTCACTTAAAAACCGTAGAAGCGAAAtccaaattgaaaatatatttcacagattaaaaaaaaaaaaaaatcatacagaGGTGTCAGATACAATAAGTTCCGTaaaatgttttgctttatatgCAGAAATCCTCCAACTAAGGGAAATGaattaaagtaattaaagaaGAAAGGATTAAAGAAATCCATGCAGAACATgaagaaaaggagaaagaagCACTGAGCAACTTCGTCAAAGAAACAAGATATAAGTTGTATATTGAATTGTACCTGATTGTACAGTAGATGCCTGTTAATATAGAATATACAAAAGCatctaattttataacataCATTTCTATACATGGTAACATTAcatacaaattaatatgattttttttaaaaaaaccaagGTCTTATTTTGTAAAGctgaatgactattttccacccaaacttgGTTTAAATTTGAGAAGTTTATTTACCCACTCGGTCATCAATGttcattaatgaaaattattatattaaagaagataaaaactattttgcttgaacatttctcttttatctcttttatcaATTGatctttctattttcttttttctccacTCTTCTTCATCCCTTCAAACCATCAATAATGACCTCAACAACATGCTTTGAGATCAGATTTGGCCTCGATTGGTTTCTCAAAGTTTAGATATGATCTCTAACAACAATGATAGGCCTGTACAAGATCCAAGATGTTGAATTTAGCCTTTAGAATCTAGGTCTTGCCTTTTTTCACCGACAAAGGCCGGATTAACATCAATTGTGGGCTAAATTTGACCTCGATGGTTGCTGAGAGGCCAAATCTATTCTCAACAACTgccaatattttttatatgaccTAGACGAACACCGCCATGATGAAGACTCCATGGGTTTTAAACAACTACAACAAAGCCGTGGCACTCCAATGGAGGCTCCATACAATTATTCATTGTTGGGCTTGTCTTGGTGTGCAAACAACTGACAGAAGGTGCTTGCTACGCAACGAAGACATGTCGACAAAGATCTGTGAGAGACAGGTGCACGACTGACGAGAATGAGTGTAGCGGATGACATAGTAGGAAAGGAGACAGGGAAGTCAATGATGCCCGAACAAacttacttttcaaacttaaaggtagattgaataattatctttttgGGCGGACGATAGCAATTCCGCCTATTTTGTAgtatgtatatcaaatatatatacatgttaacataatatactaattaatatgataaaaattttaaaagaaaaaaatgctaGACACATTTCTATAAAGATCATCCAACAACGGATACGAATCAAGccaatgaaaaaagaaaagcttaAAGCGGATCCATGCAAAccaagaagagaaaagagaaaagagaaaaggagaAGAGTGTTGTATAAGTGcctgttaatgttttattttaccgagtttgaatattaattagagTTTCTGAT
Encoded here:
- the LOC123227185 gene encoding flavonol sulfotransferase-like, which encodes MESQLPSEKTVSSKASNEEENSPKTPETYRKIISTLPREYGWKAHGDLCLYQNFWCFSYLIEGSMFAQDHYNAQPTDIFLCSVPKSGTTWLKALTFSIVTRTQFDNSTTPLLFQGPHNCLPLLEIDFYRKGMKPEPGTLPLVASHLPYSSLPKSVIDSGCKIVYVCREPKDAFVSAWHFTRKLPHGVEEPMSLEEAFELFCNGVSDFGPYWDHVLGFWKASLERPEKILFLKYEELMKKTVFYVKRTAEFMGYPFSLEEEKEGKIQSIVEFCSFEKLSNLEINKTGKYSEDIPVENKTLFRKGKVGDWKNYLTPEMAERLDGITKQQLGEFGLSFDAS